A segment of the Deltaproteobacteria bacterium genome:
AACCTCTGTGTTTTTTGGATACTTCAGCGAAAATTGAATTAAAAGCCCATTATTGACCATATGGAAAAATGGTGATAGGAAATCCATATGAGCAAAGATAAACGCAAAATTGCCACTAATATACCCACTGATATCTTAAAAGAGGCTTCGGAGTTATCCGGTCTTAATCAAACTGCTGCAATAATCGAGGGCTTGAAGGAGCTAATCAGAAGGGAAAAGCGACAGCTATTTCTCACTCTGGAGGGCAACTTACATCTTAACTTTGACGTGGCAAAATCTAGGAAAAGAACGAGTCGTTAATTCATATATGCCAAGCTTAGTGTTGGTCGATACTTGCGTATTTGTCGATTTTCTTCGCGAGATTTCCCCTCTTAATGGAGCTTTACGCACGCTCGTAAGAGAGGATAGAGTAATCCTTTCTCCTCTCGTTCGGCTAGAGTTATTACAAGGGGTTAGGGAAATAGAACGAGCGAAGTTAGCGTCATTTTTGGACGGATTTATTCGTTTGGAGGGGGACGAGCAGTTGTTTAAAGTAGCCGAAGAGTTATTACCGCTAGCTCGGCGGGGCGGGCTTAGTTTCGGCTTAATCGATTATCTTATCGTCTTGCAATCGCTAGCAGCTAACATCTTGCTGTACACGCGCGACGTCACAATGCTTAAATTAGCTAGAAAGCTAGACGTGAACTTATATTTGCATTCACGGCGTTAGAGCCCAGTCGACATACTCTCTTCGCTCTCGCATGGTTTAGGCGCAATATCCGGAAACGGCATTTGTTGTTTGTTCGCAAGTGCTTAGGCACTTGCTGTTTATATCATTTACAAAAATCCTTTTTGTAAATGGTATAAACGCTAACATAATGCATAGCCTACTTGCCCCTGGCGGGAAGATTGCTGCTCCAACTATCGCCTCCAACTCCCATTTACGGCGCTTTTTACCCACACAAAAACACGAAGAGCCACCTTTATTTACTTTCTCATCTCTAATGTGAGGCCACGGCGGGCACAAAACATTAGAGACGATCGCATCCAATACTGTTTCCAAAGCTTTTCAGGGTTCAATGCGCAAGTGGCGTATTTATGGGTTGACAACCGGTAAATAGATCTATTATTTATGGGTTAATAACCGGTAAATAATAAAATGCTAAAGAACACACTTCAAAATATCATAGCAGATCAGCAGCTTATCCTAGGAAAGGCTTTGGTAAATTTGCATCCGAGAGATGTGGATTTGCAATACCATCTACGCAGCAACGAGATTAGCGTAGTTACTGGTGTTAGGCGATGTGGCAAGTCTTCTTTGCTCAAGTTAGTTGCCAGTGAATCTTTAAAAGATCGCTCCGTGCTTTATTGCAATTTTGACGATCCGCGTCTGGCGGGTTTTCTAAGTAGCGATTTTGAGTCTCTTTATCTTGGATGGCAAGAACTACTAGCATCTCGTCCTAAAGGAGTTCTTATATGTTTTGATGAAATTCAAAATATTTCAGCTTGGGAGAGATGGGCTGTGCATTTTGCTCAACTGGAGAATCACAAGGTTTTTGTAACAGGCTCTAACGCAAAGATGCTTAGCTCCGAGCTAGCAACTCACCTTACAGGTCGACATGTCGTTATTAACTTAATGCCATTTTCTTTTAAGGAGATAGTTCAATTTGAAACGCAAGCGCTAGAACCGCTATCCAAAGCGACGACCGAACATAATCTCGCGCTCAGGCGCTTGCTGGAAAAGTATAAAAAGTTTGGTGGTTTTCCTAAAGTCTATTTGGAAGAAGACTTGTCCCTACTATCGCAATATTTTCGGGATATTATTTTAAATGATATTGCCTTGCGAAAAAACGTAAGAAACGAAAAACTACTACTCGAACTGGGCAATACCATTATGACGCAAAATGCCAATCTCACTAACAAGAGCAAAGTTGCTAAAGATTTAGGCATAAGAGAGCGCGAAACAGTTGTAAACTATTTTCACTATTTTGAAGAGACGTTTCTTGCCTTTGAGATTAGGCAATATGCTTACTCTCTTAGAAGGCAACAGAGAAGTTTGGCCAAATTTTACTCAGTAGATCCAGCCTTAGCTCGCCACTGTGGCTTCCAATTTTCAGAAGACCGTGGTGCGCTCCTAGAACATTTGGTTTTCTTGGAGCTTCGAAGGCGAGGGTATCAAGTCTATTATTGGAAATCCGCTGAGGGATATGAAGTCGATTTCGTCGTAAAGCAGGGAAATAATATTGAGATTAGTATACAAGTATGCTCCCAGCCTAGCAGTTATGATACAGTCGGGCGAGAAGTTAGAGCTCTGTTAAAGGCCAAGGAGGAAATCAAATCGCGTCGCTTGCTTCTCATAAGCGAGGATCCAATATCCTTGGATCCGCTAAGAATGGAAAGTCTAGATACAAGCGGCATAGAAGTACTTTCATTTATCGATTGGGCCTTAGAGTAACCTTCGGCTGTGAAGCCCGCTATAAAGCCTGAAGCTCAAAAAAAATTTCACGGCAAGGCTTGTCGCGTTTCTCAGTTAATCATTTTTTTTAAAATCTCTGCCAAGAATTCGGCGCAATAAAGTGGGAGATGCGAGGGTTGTTTGTTTGAAATTGGCGGTTTTGAACTAAGAACGACACTGCATTTTGGAGCATATTTTCCCATGAATACCGACAAGCTGCGCGCACGAACATTCCTTCCAGACTTAACTTCGATAGGAACAATTTCGCCATCAACCGAAAGCAAAAACTCTAGCTCGGAGTTTTTTTCCTTCCAAGAGTAGAGCCTGTGCTGTTTTGAAGTGAGGAGAAGTGAGGCTACGGCATTTTCTGCCAAGTATCCCTTATAAGATCCAAATGAATAGTCCATGACTACTTTTGGCGTAAGCCCGCTTAGCGATGTCAAAAGACCTACATCGAACAAGAAAAGTTTAAAATTATTCTCCTTAGCAAAGGCGCTAAAAGGAAGAGCGGCCTTGTGAACAATTGGGACTCGAATAATCAAGCCAGCAGTTTCTAGCCAATCGATTACTCCACTTAATCGCTCATATCCGCGAATTCCGCCTATTGCTTCTTTGAAAACAAATTTGGAAGCAGCGCCGTCAACATCCTTAGCGAGTTGCTCGGGAACATTGCGAAAAAGCCGCTGAATATGCATGGAATTATTTTCTCCCGAATGTTTTGCTATATCAGCCTCATAGGAGAGAAGCAGACTATCATGTGCCTTTTTTGCCGCACTAAAAGCATCTACGGGAGAATCTAATTTCTCAGCATAACACTTTACCGCTTCAGGCATACCTCCAACTATAAGATATCGTTTAAATTGCTCCCAAAGCTTGTCGTGTGCTATTTGCGAGAGATTGTTATTCTGCACAAATGACAGCAGCGCCTCATGTAGCAACTCGTTTCGGGTGGCACAAAGAAACTCGCCAAAAGAAAGCGGATATAGCTCAAGAAAATCGACTTTTCCCACAGGAAACGAGGCATGGTTTAGTTCAAGGCCCAACAATGATCCCGCAGAACATACGGGGAGTTCAGGCAAGTTCTCACTAAAATATTTTAGGCTCGTAAGTGCTTGAGGACAGCTTTGAATTTCATCGAAAACTAGAATAGCATTATTAACTTCGATTTTTTTGCCGAGAAGCAATCCAATGTCCTGCAACAGAGTACTAGGAGACAGTGAACCATGAAAAACTTTGGCAAACTGCGGTTGCTCTTCAAAATTGCAGTAATAAACCTGCTTAAAATTGGACTTGCAGAATTCTTTAAGGAGATAAGTTTTTCCCACCTGGCGAGCACCCCGAAGAATAAGCGGTTTTCGCCTGGAGGAATTCTTCCATTCCCTTAAATCTTCACATAAAAAGCGTCTCATGGTATTTTTTAGGCCTAAAAAGTAACAATATAGATACTATTTAGGCCTAAAAAATACCATCGTCAAATAATATTACTGCGTTACCTCTACAACCTCTAATTTGAGGCAATTATAGCGGTTACAAAAATCCTTTTATTAACTGCTATAGATCTAGGCCGAACGAGAACTTTACTCGTCATCCACCTCTGGTATGGGCCGATTATGTGGGTCTCGACTACTATGCGTCTGATCCTTTGCAAGCTCTCTAGCCATGGCTTTGGAAGTTACGTGCTCTAGTTCCGTAGCGGTCTGATGCACATGATCGGGACGAACGCCCATCTTCTCCACCATGAATGACTCCCATAACCTATGGGTCCTAACCAACACTCTAGCATCAGCTCTGCCAGCATTGCTCAATCTCACATCATCGCCTTGGCGAAGAAGCTGCTTTTCATCAATTGCTTTTCTAAGCGCCAATCGAGCCGTTAATCCGTCACCAAAGGCACTCAATAGTTCTTTGGTTCCCACATTGCCGCACGAACCCGTTTCCAACTCTTCCAAGCGATAGAGAATTCCAAGCATGTCCTCGCGAATTACCTGAACGGATATCCTAAAACGACGCAATCCACTAGCAAAAAGGCCATAAGTAGGCGCACCAACAACTGCCATGCCTAACATTGCTCCCAGTGTAACTGCCATCATACCAGCCGCATTGAGAGAATGTTCCCAGCCAACCCAAAAAGGCGAAAAGGCGGCGAGCACATAGCCAATAATGCTGCTACTTGCAGCAATTGAAACGCTAAGAAATATTTGAACCGTTAGCCGATCGGTCAACAGGCGCGCTATGGCAGCCGGGCAAATAATCATGGCTATGACCAATATGGAGCCTACTACCTCAAAAGACGAAACGACCGATGCCGCAACCAACGTCATCAACAGATAGTGCATCAAATTTGATTTAAAACCCAAAGCATCGAATAAATTTGGATCAAAAGAACTAAGCTTTAGCTCCTTAAAGAAAATGCAAACAAACACTGCAACGAGCAAAAAAATGGCGCTACTAACTAGTAACTCATAAGGTAGAATTTTAAGCGTTTCCCAGCTAAACAGCTTAAGCCAATCCTGCGGAGGGAACCAAAATATTCGCTCTAGCTGCCCATGCAAGAGACACTCTGCATCTAAATCCACCGAACGCGCCGCTGCCTGCTCAATTAGGAGCACCCCCAACGCAAAAAAAACTGTAAACACTACCCCCATAGCTGCACCAGACTCCAGGCGACCAAGTTTTTGGATTAGCTCTACCAAAACTACACTTACAAGCCCTGCTACCGCTGCACCTATAAACACCACAACAAAGCTTCTCGAACCCGTGAGGAGAAAGGCAATTACAATGCCGGGCAAAACAGAATGGGAAATGGAGTCACCCATCAAACTCATTTTCCGCAAAACCAAAAAATTCCCTAGCAACCCACAACTCATCGCTGCAAAAATTGCAGTAAGCAATCCTGGCAAATCTAGCGAAATTAAAGTGTAAAGATCCTGATTCATTTTTTAGTTACTTTTTGGAAACGGCTTAGCCCACCTTTAATCGGAAAACGCTAGTTTTACGACAGACACTTTAAGGGATGAACGCTGGTCAGATCTTCAGCATCCGCGAGGAGCACACCCTTTTGCCTTAAAGCATTTTTTAGCCTTGCAACTAATTCGTCTGACATTATGTGCTCGACAATATCTGCTGACCAGTCTACTCTTGCGCTCGACAAGTGTGCATAGCTAATCAGATACTCCTCCCAAAGCCTATGATTAATAGTGAGCTTCTTTGCCATCTGCAAACCTTTAGGCGTAAAGGCAATGGTCTTCCAATCAAAAATCACCAATCCTCGCAATGAAAGCATTGTTGGAACAATCCAGCGAAGAACCGAAGATGAACTCCTATATATCCTTAGATGCTTAAGGGGAATGGGCTTGTACGCATCCACCACCACACCTTCGCTCTCCAAAAACTCAAACATTCTGCGCAATAAGTGATCTTCAGAAACGCGCTTTTGCTCTCGAACTAGCCCAACCAAACTAGCCAAGACCCCTCTCTTCGGAGCCAAACCGAAACTAACCGCGAAAAAACATCCGCTAGTTAGGACTATAATTGCCCCTGCTGGCATGCGGGGGAAAAGAGCAGAAGCAGAAGCTCCCAAGTAACAGCTTAGCCCACCGATAAGCGCACTTATTATTATCATCATGTTTAGCCGCTCCGTCCAAAAACGCGCGGCGCTTGCTGGAATAATTAGCAAGGCAATAACTAACAACATGCCAACCGAACTAAGCCCAACGACAACAACCAACATCACCAGCGCCATCATTAGCAAATCGAGAGACGACACCGGCCATCCCTGTACCGTAGCATAGTCAGCATCAAAACAAATCAATCTAAACTCCTTAAGAAAAGATGCCGTGATTAACGCTATCACAACGGCTACAACAGCGATTAAGCAAGCATCGCTTATACTCATAGCCGCAGTTTGTCCGTAAATGAAGTGATGCAAGCCCCCCTCGCTCCCAGTCTCGAGATACTGAATGGCACTCATCAAAACAACGCCACAACCAAAAAAAACACTGAGCACCGCTCCAATCGCAGTGTCTTCCTTCAAGCGAGTATATTTTACTAACAACTGAACAACTATAACGGCGACAATTGCGCTCACGATAGCGCCTGCCAAAAGCACGGGCAAACTTTTCCCCTCCATTCCCAACCAAACAGTCGACAAGATAAAAGCTATCGCCAGTCCGGGTAATGTTGCATGCGCCAGCGCATCGCCCATCATCGAACGCTTTCTAAGAAGCGCAAAAGTGCCAATAATACCGCTAGCTATACCTAAACAGCACGTTCCCAACACAACTATTGCAGTATTTATTCCACTTCGTAAAGTTAGCACTTCTAATACCACTTCTAGCGAGGGCATTTCTAATGACACATCTGAAATTGACTGCATCATGGGAATTCAGAACTAGCGCTCCTTTCTGCCAAGCGACAATGCTTGTGCCGCTTCATCTAATAGAGTCAACCTTCCACCATATGTTTTTTGTAAATTCTCCGGGGTAAAGACATCAGCGGTTGGACCATTTGCAATCACATGAGTGTTCATAAGCAACACATGATCGAAGTAATCCTTTACGGTCGGCAAATCGTGGTGAACACATATGACAGTGCAGTTATTGTCTCTAAGATTGCGCAATATCTCAACAATCGCCTTTTCCGTAGTTGCATCTACTCCAGCAAACGGCTCATCCATAAAGTACAGCGTAGCCTCTTGCGCAAGAGCACGTGCTAAAAAAACCCTCTGCTGCTGTCCGCCAGATAATTGAGTAATTTGCCGATTTGCAAAATCTATCATGCCTACAGAATCGAGATGCTGTAATGCAATCTCCTTGTGCTTGCGGGTAACTGGCTTACACCAGCCAATATGTCCATAACGACCCATGCAGACTACGTCCAAAACCGAGACCGGAAAATCCCAATCCACCGTCTCGCGCTGTGGAACATAGCCAACCTTTTTTCTTACCTTGCGATAGTCCTCACCCCAAAACGAAACTGCACCAGACACTTTGGGCACCAATTGCAAGCAGGCCTTTATAAAGGTCGATTTCCCTGCGCCATTGGGACCGACAACTGCAATCAGGGCATTGCTCGGAGCATCATACTCTACATCCCAAAGAACTGGCCTTTGATTATAGGCAACCGTCATTGAATGCACGGAAAGTGGACTAGATGCGCTATGCTCTGGAAGCCGAGCGATATCTTTATCTCCTATGCGTTCCCTCTTACTAGCTATTCCAAAAATCGACATATTTATCGCCCTACTACGAGCTCTAGCTTACCATGCATACCTCGTGCTGGTGCATCCCCACCGAGCGCACGTGCAATGGTCGTTACATTGCTATCTATCATGCCAATATATGTTCCCTCGTAGGTTCCGCTTTTCCCCATGGCATCAGAAAACAAGGCTCCACCAATGAGCACTTCATGTCCACGCATA
Coding sequences within it:
- a CDS encoding PIN domain-containing protein; this encodes MPSLVLVDTCVFVDFLREISPLNGALRTLVREDRVILSPLVRLELLQGVREIERAKLASFLDGFIRLEGDEQLFKVAEELLPLARRGGLSFGLIDYLIVLQSLAANILLYTRDVTMLKLARKLDVNLYLHSRR
- a CDS encoding ATP-binding protein, whose translation is MLKNTLQNIIADQQLILGKALVNLHPRDVDLQYHLRSNEISVVTGVRRCGKSSLLKLVASESLKDRSVLYCNFDDPRLAGFLSSDFESLYLGWQELLASRPKGVLICFDEIQNISAWERWAVHFAQLENHKVFVTGSNAKMLSSELATHLTGRHVVINLMPFSFKEIVQFETQALEPLSKATTEHNLALRRLLEKYKKFGGFPKVYLEEDLSLLSQYFRDIILNDIALRKNVRNEKLLLELGNTIMTQNANLTNKSKVAKDLGIRERETVVNYFHYFEETFLAFEIRQYAYSLRRQQRSLAKFYSVDPALARHCGFQFSEDRGALLEHLVFLELRRRGYQVYYWKSAEGYEVDFVVKQGNNIEISIQVCSQPSSYDTVGREVRALLKAKEEIKSRRLLLISEDPISLDPLRMESLDTSGIEVLSFIDWALE
- a CDS encoding ATP-binding protein codes for the protein MRRFLCEDLREWKNSSRRKPLILRGARQVGKTYLLKEFCKSNFKQVYYCNFEEQPQFAKVFHGSLSPSTLLQDIGLLLGKKIEVNNAILVFDEIQSCPQALTSLKYFSENLPELPVCSAGSLLGLELNHASFPVGKVDFLELYPLSFGEFLCATRNELLHEALLSFVQNNNLSQIAHDKLWEQFKRYLIVGGMPEAVKCYAEKLDSPVDAFSAAKKAHDSLLLSYEADIAKHSGENNSMHIQRLFRNVPEQLAKDVDGAASKFVFKEAIGGIRGYERLSGVIDWLETAGLIIRVPIVHKAALPFSAFAKENNFKLFLFDVGLLTSLSGLTPKVVMDYSFGSYKGYLAENAVASLLLTSKQHRLYSWKEKNSELEFLLSVDGEIVPIEVKSGRNVRARSLSVFMGKYAPKCSVVLSSKPPISNKQPSHLPLYCAEFLAEILKKMIN
- a CDS encoding metal ABC transporter permease, producing MNQDLYTLISLDLPGLLTAIFAAMSCGLLGNFLVLRKMSLMGDSISHSVLPGIVIAFLLTGSRSFVVVFIGAAVAGLVSVVLVELIQKLGRLESGAAMGVVFTVFFALGVLLIEQAAARSVDLDAECLLHGQLERIFWFPPQDWLKLFSWETLKILPYELLVSSAIFLLVAVFVCIFFKELKLSSFDPNLFDALGFKSNLMHYLLMTLVAASVVSSFEVVGSILVIAMIICPAAIARLLTDRLTVQIFLSVSIAASSSIIGYVLAAFSPFWVGWEHSLNAAGMMAVTLGAMLGMAVVGAPTYGLFASGLRRFRISVQVIREDMLGILYRLEELETGSCGNVGTKELLSAFGDGLTARLALRKAIDEKQLLRQGDDVRLSNAGRADARVLVRTHRLWESFMVEKMGVRPDHVHQTATELEHVTSKAMARELAKDQTHSSRDPHNRPIPEVDDE
- a CDS encoding metal ABC transporter permease; translated protein: MMQSISDVSLEMPSLEVVLEVLTLRSGINTAIVVLGTCCLGIASGIIGTFALLRKRSMMGDALAHATLPGLAIAFILSTVWLGMEGKSLPVLLAGAIVSAIVAVIVVQLLVKYTRLKEDTAIGAVLSVFFGCGVVLMSAIQYLETGSEGGLHHFIYGQTAAMSISDACLIAVVAVVIALITASFLKEFRLICFDADYATVQGWPVSSLDLLMMALVMLVVVVGLSSVGMLLVIALLIIPASAARFWTERLNMMIIISALIGGLSCYLGASASALFPRMPAGAIIVLTSGCFFAVSFGLAPKRGVLASLVGLVREQKRVSEDHLLRRMFEFLESEGVVVDAYKPIPLKHLRIYRSSSSVLRWIVPTMLSLRGLVIFDWKTIAFTPKGLQMAKKLTINHRLWEEYLISYAHLSSARVDWSADIVEHIMSDELVARLKNALRQKGVLLADAEDLTSVHPLKCLS
- a CDS encoding ABC transporter ATP-binding protein yields the protein MSIFGIASKRERIGDKDIARLPEHSASSPLSVHSMTVAYNQRPVLWDVEYDAPSNALIAVVGPNGAGKSTFIKACLQLVPKVSGAVSFWGEDYRKVRKKVGYVPQRETVDWDFPVSVLDVVCMGRYGHIGWCKPVTRKHKEIALQHLDSVGMIDFANRQITQLSGGQQQRVFLARALAQEATLYFMDEPFAGVDATTEKAIVEILRNLRDNNCTVICVHHDLPTVKDYFDHVLLMNTHVIANGPTADVFTPENLQKTYGGRLTLLDEAAQALSLGRKER